Proteins encoded together in one Gemmatimonadota bacterium DH-78 window:
- a CDS encoding VTT domain-containing protein: MPDILSLVADHGPWMLALLAFLETVFVTGVFVPSGLATTFATLLASQGAMSLSAVAVAAAAGGFAGDVTGYWIGRRGGEAMRAGDGMVAQALARYDATTGRYLSGHPFFSVTLARLVAFVRTVMPLASGIARVPFVVFVVFELPGLLGWVALYMAIGLVAGESWQAAGSVVGGGWLALFTVAGAVLLWRARRRRLDAARAGGTRTAEAEE, translated from the coding sequence GTGCCCGACATTCTCTCTCTGGTGGCCGATCACGGCCCCTGGATGCTGGCCCTGCTCGCCTTCCTCGAGACGGTGTTCGTGACGGGCGTGTTCGTGCCCTCGGGGCTGGCCACCACCTTCGCCACCCTGCTCGCGAGTCAGGGGGCGATGTCGCTTTCGGCGGTCGCCGTTGCGGCGGCGGCCGGTGGGTTCGCCGGCGACGTGACCGGGTACTGGATCGGCCGGCGCGGCGGCGAGGCGATGCGGGCCGGCGACGGGATGGTGGCGCAGGCGCTCGCGCGGTACGACGCCACCACCGGTCGATACCTCTCGGGCCATCCATTCTTCTCCGTTACTCTCGCCCGACTCGTGGCGTTCGTGCGCACCGTGATGCCCCTGGCGAGCGGGATCGCCCGGGTGCCCTTCGTGGTGTTCGTCGTCTTCGAGCTCCCGGGTCTGCTGGGCTGGGTGGCGCTCTACATGGCCATCGGTCTGGTCGCCGGCGAGAGTTGGCAGGCCGCCGGCTCGGTGGTGGGGGGCGGCTGGCTCGCCCTCTTCACGGTGGCGGGGGCCGTTCTGCTGTGGCGTGCGCGCCGCCGTCGTCTCGACGCGGCCCGGGCGGGCGGCACCCGCACGGCGGAGGCCGAGGAATGA